In a genomic window of Corynebacterium lizhenjunii:
- a CDS encoding ATP-binding cassette domain-containing protein: MSNHIVTAHELEMRNTPPLNFSLERGLTHGLVGANGVGKTTLLRMIAGQRNARGLQVFGHAPFDLRYVLDRTILMGIDNPLPDGWNVATLCKLGRARWETWNQDRAEELIERFELPKKNYSGLSRGQKSAMGIIMACASGCELMLLDEPYLGLDVAKREVFFEVLAQEHGRTIIISTHHLNELAGHLNTVLLLADAPLAGQVGDILEAVVSLSGPAGLVDQAIEQLRLPILGRESSPVGDKVLIDARGHRVDEVFEAAAHLRLRAQEVSLEQAVTALATTGAGER, translated from the coding sequence ATGAGCAACCACATCGTCACCGCGCACGAGCTGGAAATGCGCAACACCCCGCCCCTAAACTTTTCCCTGGAGCGCGGGCTTACCCACGGCCTGGTAGGGGCCAACGGTGTGGGTAAGACTACGCTGTTGCGAATGATTGCCGGGCAGCGCAATGCCCGTGGCCTGCAGGTATTTGGTCACGCGCCGTTTGACCTGCGCTATGTACTGGACCGGACCATTTTGATGGGCATTGATAACCCGCTACCGGATGGCTGGAACGTAGCTACCCTGTGCAAGCTGGGCCGGGCGCGCTGGGAGACCTGGAACCAGGACCGTGCCGAGGAACTCATCGAGCGCTTCGAGTTACCCAAGAAGAACTATTCAGGTCTTTCCCGTGGGCAGAAATCCGCCATGGGCATCATTATGGCGTGCGCTTCCGGCTGCGAGTTGATGCTGCTTGACGAGCCCTACCTGGGCCTCGATGTCGCCAAACGGGAGGTCTTCTTCGAGGTTCTGGCCCAGGAGCACGGCCGCACCATTATTATCTCCACCCACCACCTCAACGAGCTGGCAGGTCACCTGAACACAGTGCTTTTGCTTGCCGATGCCCCCTTGGCAGGCCAGGTTGGCGACATCCTGGAGGCCGTGGTGTCCCTCAGTGGCCCGGCGGGGCTAGTGGACCAGGCGATAGAGCAGCTGCGACTGCCCATCTTGGGCCGGGAAAGTTCCCCCGTCGGGGATAAAGTCCTCATCGATGCCCGCGGGCACCGCGTGGACGAGGTCTTTGAAGCTGCCGCGCATCTGCGCTTGCGCGCCCAGGAAGTCAGCCTGGAACAAGCAGTCACCGCGTTGGCAACCACCGGGGCAGGTGAGCGCTAA
- a CDS encoding GntR family transcriptional regulator has translation MDNSTQPLFRQIAALVEDSIVDGTLPEGTQAPSTNELAAFHNINPATARKGIALLADTGILEKRRGIGMFVAAGATEVIRTRRRSQFAAEYVAPLVDEAARLGYTRQQLQELVHRVAESRGLYS, from the coding sequence ATGGACAACTCCACCCAACCACTGTTCCGGCAAATCGCCGCCCTGGTTGAGGACTCCATTGTGGACGGCACCCTCCCTGAGGGCACCCAGGCGCCCTCGACTAATGAGCTCGCAGCTTTCCACAACATCAACCCGGCAACCGCCAGAAAGGGAATCGCCTTGCTCGCAGACACAGGAATCCTGGAAAAGCGTCGCGGCATCGGCATGTTCGTTGCTGCAGGAGCTACCGAAGTCATTCGCACCCGGCGCCGCAGCCAATTTGCGGCGGAATACGTCGCGCCGCTAGTGGATGAGGCCGCCCGCCTGGGTTATACCCGGCAGCAACTCCAGGAGCTGGTGCATCGCGTGGCAGAAAGCCGAGGGCTGTATTCGTGA
- a CDS encoding NYN domain-containing protein codes for MLERTLVFVDTSYLLASFYNAWETGARAQLEIDLPEVVNTMGAMIENQLGQKIQRQYWYDGIPENGPHRYQRALRTCDGVQLRTGQLIEWGDRRTQKGVDTRLVADMIVSAMKQQVTDFVLVSGDADMIPGVEEAVLAGIRVHLYGFGWDSMSSNLRHACDSTTILDPREDFADAMEIQVLEGPLPPVIREQRPDKEDPAAAAPDQDTAAVGYAEPAEAEAAFASAPRTAPASPTAAPIQSADAASTDTIAADAAAAAPTQLADAPASADSAVATAQDSPDDTTPGSAPDTRTVSPAESRAQTRADSTEAPESATDKPRTAGPSGPPKPSMMAPRRKLRSRYVPLPEEVWTSAGFQTPFDVGRQYASWWYENAATTQQRDQAHLLSGGGLPPEVDRPLLQFACETLHEYTLTETQRVNLRDGFHSGIRGVLLNLRD; via the coding sequence ATGTTAGAGAGAACACTCGTTTTCGTCGATACTTCGTATCTGTTAGCCAGTTTTTATAACGCCTGGGAGACCGGGGCGCGCGCGCAGCTAGAGATCGACTTGCCCGAGGTAGTCAACACCATGGGCGCTATGATTGAAAACCAGCTTGGCCAGAAGATTCAGCGCCAGTACTGGTACGACGGCATTCCGGAAAATGGCCCGCACCGTTATCAGCGCGCCTTGCGCACCTGCGATGGCGTGCAACTGCGCACCGGCCAGCTCATCGAGTGGGGCGATCGCCGCACGCAGAAGGGAGTGGACACCCGCCTGGTGGCAGACATGATCGTCTCCGCCATGAAACAGCAGGTCACCGACTTTGTGCTGGTCTCCGGGGATGCAGACATGATCCCCGGCGTGGAGGAGGCCGTGCTCGCTGGCATTCGCGTTCACCTCTATGGCTTCGGCTGGGATTCCATGTCCTCCAACCTGCGCCACGCGTGCGATAGCACCACCATTCTGGACCCGCGTGAGGACTTCGCCGATGCCATGGAGATCCAGGTCCTCGAGGGCCCGCTACCGCCGGTTATTCGCGAGCAACGCCCCGACAAGGAAGACCCTGCCGCAGCAGCACCTGACCAGGACACCGCAGCCGTTGGGTACGCCGAGCCCGCAGAGGCCGAGGCGGCTTTCGCTTCCGCCCCGCGCACGGCGCCCGCTTCCCCTACCGCTGCTCCTATCCAGTCTGCCGATGCCGCCTCTACCGACACCATCGCCGCCGATGCCGCCGCGGCAGCCCCCACCCAGCTTGCCGATGCCCCCGCTAGCGCCGACTCTGCAGTAGCCACTGCTCAGGACTCGCCGGATGACACCACCCCGGGCTCTGCGCCCGATACCAGGACAGTCTCTCCGGCAGAGTCGCGCGCGCAGACCCGCGCAGACTCCACCGAAGCCCCGGAGAGCGCCACGGACAAACCGCGCACTGCCGGCCCTTCCGGCCCGCCCAAGCCGTCGATGATGGCGCCGCGTCGCAAGCTGCGCTCGCGCTACGTCCCGCTGCCGGAAGAAGTGTGGACCTCCGCGGGCTTCCAGACCCCCTTCGACGTGGGACGCCAGTACGCCAGCTGGTGGTATGAAAATGCGGCAACCACGCAGCAGCGCGACCAAGCGCACCTACTCTCTGGCGGTGGACTGCCACCGGAGGTGGACCGTCCCCTACTGCAGTTTGCGTGCGAAACCTTGCATGAATACACCCTGACGGAAACCCAGCGCGTCAATCTCCGCGATGGATTCCACTCGGGCATTCGCGGCGTACTACTTAACCTCCGCGACTAG
- a CDS encoding PspA/IM30 family protein produces the protein MANPVSKGWKYLMASFDQKIDDNADPKVQIQQAVAAAKKQHQEITEHAAEIIGNKSRLEMQLNRQIEAAEKYQRQTQQALQLADEASAAGDSTKAQEYTQAAEVVAAQLVAAEQELEELKVQHQAATSAAEQAAAKQKESEARLQEQLAQVDQLMAQADQAAMQESNAKAMDSLNDLNPEDSVPTLDAVRAKIEKRYADALGHQELMEGTHIQDFVQAETEIKANSRLAEIRAQMERKKELESGEDAR, from the coding sequence ATGGCTAACCCGGTGAGCAAGGGCTGGAAGTATCTGATGGCGTCGTTTGACCAGAAGATTGACGATAACGCCGACCCCAAAGTTCAAATCCAGCAGGCTGTCGCCGCCGCCAAGAAGCAGCACCAGGAAATAACGGAGCACGCTGCGGAGATTATTGGCAATAAGTCCCGGCTGGAAATGCAGCTCAACCGACAAATTGAGGCTGCGGAGAAATACCAGCGGCAAACCCAACAGGCGCTCCAACTTGCAGACGAGGCTTCTGCGGCGGGCGATAGCACTAAAGCGCAGGAATATACCCAAGCTGCGGAGGTTGTAGCAGCGCAGCTAGTGGCTGCGGAACAAGAGCTGGAGGAGCTGAAGGTTCAGCACCAGGCCGCCACCTCTGCAGCCGAGCAGGCCGCCGCTAAGCAAAAAGAGTCCGAAGCCCGGTTGCAGGAGCAGCTAGCGCAGGTGGACCAGCTCATGGCGCAGGCAGACCAGGCCGCCATGCAGGAGAGTAATGCCAAAGCAATGGATTCCCTCAATGACCTCAATCCGGAGGACTCCGTGCCTACCCTGGATGCGGTGCGCGCCAAGATTGAGAAACGCTATGCGGACGCCCTTGGCCACCAGGAACTGATGGAGGGCACCCACATTCAGGACTTTGTCCAGGCGGAGACCGAGATCAAGGCCAATTCCCGCCTGGCGGAAATCCGCGCCCAGATGGAGCGTAAGAAAGAGCTCGAATCTGGCGAAGACGCCCGCTAG
- the trxA gene encoding thioredoxin — protein sequence MATIDVTEKDFETTVSADGIVLVDAWADWCGPCKRFAPVFEGASDKHEDVTFAKLDTEANQGLAGALQIQSIPTLMAFRDGVLVFRQAGALPPAALEDLITQVKDLDMDEVRAQVAAQQGAEN from the coding sequence ATGGCAACCATCGACGTCACTGAGAAGGATTTTGAAACTACCGTCAGTGCGGACGGCATTGTGCTGGTAGACGCCTGGGCTGACTGGTGCGGACCCTGCAAGCGCTTTGCGCCGGTCTTTGAGGGGGCATCGGACAAGCATGAGGACGTCACCTTTGCCAAGCTGGACACCGAAGCCAATCAGGGGCTGGCGGGTGCCTTGCAAATCCAGTCCATCCCCACCCTGATGGCCTTCCGGGATGGAGTGTTGGTCTTCCGCCAAGCCGGTGCGCTACCGCCCGCAGCTCTAGAGGATCTGATTACTCAGGTCAAGGACCTCGATATGGACGAGGTGCGCGCCCAAGTAGCAGCGCAGCAGGGCGCTGAAAACTAG
- a CDS encoding heavy-metal-associated domain-containing protein: MVQTYTVTGMTCGHCELSVQEEIAEIPGVTSVNADHTTGSVQVEGEGFSNAQIAAAIKEAGYQLA; this comes from the coding sequence ATGGTCCAGACCTACACCGTCACCGGCATGACGTGCGGCCACTGCGAGCTTTCCGTCCAAGAGGAAATCGCAGAGATCCCCGGCGTCACCAGCGTAAATGCTGACCACACCACCGGCTCCGTCCAGGTGGAAGGCGAAGGTTTTAGTAACGCCCAGATCGCCGCAGCCATTAAAGAGGCCGGCTACCAGCTGGCCTAA
- a CDS encoding heavy metal translocating P-type ATPase, which yields MPQQTLDHIDLGVTGMTCTSCSSRVERKLNKLEGVHATVNFATESAAIDFNPQHIDVAMLISTVQNAGYDAFPHTPGAPHGPQPAPGAQNAVQPGTEPTAQNSVEPGDGAASASHGASAEPAQDAARKQEADLLRRTLFSAALSLPLMVVSMVPAWQFLYWQWVALALATVVYVFGGAPFHKATWANLRHGAFTMDTLISLGTTAAYFWSLYALVFGNAGQPGMKMHMTFAANHAHMDHIYLESVGMVITFLLLGRWLELRAKGKSSAALRTLLNMGAKDVAVLRHGAQVRIPIEQLRVGETFVVRPGEKIATDGQVRAGYSAVDESMLTGEPLPVEVGPGDTVTGATLNTSGLLEVTATRVGRDTVLAHMAQLVTDAQASKAPVQRLVDRIAQVFVPVVIGISLLTLMVHWLADAPAPAFVAAVAVLIIACPCALGLATPTAILVGTGRGAQLGILIKGPEVLESTRKVDTVVLDKTGTITEGKMTVSAVTPASRTKYSRDELLRFAAAAEAGSEHPIAQAIVGAHAQAGVQPGVRADAHAGGPADAQAGGQSDEPAGPPVLEPASEFRAIPGQGVRATVSGHEVAVGRSAAPYSGTGTLVAVSIDGTEAGTIEVRDTVKESSAGGIGQLRSLGLTPHLLTGDAEAAAAHVAQEVGIEHVTAGVMPEDKVAFVRQLQSEGKVVAMVGDGVNDAAALAQADLGLAMGAGTDVAIAASDITLMTNDLNSVAVAIRLSRRTLRTIKGNLFWAFAYNVILIPVAALGWLNPLFAGMAMAFSSVFVVTNSLRLRNFQPISAK from the coding sequence ATGCCACAGCAAACTCTTGACCACATTGACCTCGGCGTCACCGGCATGACGTGCACCTCGTGCTCCTCACGCGTGGAGCGCAAGCTAAACAAGCTCGAAGGGGTGCACGCCACGGTCAACTTCGCCACCGAGTCCGCCGCCATCGACTTCAACCCGCAGCACATTGACGTGGCAATGCTCATCAGCACGGTCCAGAATGCCGGATATGATGCCTTTCCCCACACGCCCGGCGCGCCCCACGGCCCCCAGCCGGCCCCGGGTGCACAAAACGCCGTGCAGCCCGGGACCGAACCCACCGCACAAAACTCCGTGGAGCCGGGGGATGGGGCGGCATCGGCAAGCCACGGGGCATCGGCAGAACCGGCGCAGGACGCCGCGCGCAAGCAGGAAGCGGACCTGCTGCGGCGCACCCTATTCAGTGCGGCCCTATCGCTGCCGCTAATGGTGGTCTCCATGGTGCCGGCCTGGCAGTTCCTCTATTGGCAATGGGTCGCGTTGGCGCTGGCCACTGTGGTCTACGTCTTCGGCGGGGCGCCGTTCCACAAGGCGACCTGGGCCAACCTGCGCCACGGCGCGTTCACCATGGACACGCTAATTTCGCTGGGCACCACTGCGGCGTATTTCTGGTCGCTGTACGCGCTTGTCTTCGGTAACGCCGGCCAGCCCGGAATGAAGATGCACATGACCTTCGCCGCCAACCATGCGCACATGGACCATATCTATCTGGAGTCCGTGGGCATGGTGATAACCTTTCTGCTGCTCGGGCGCTGGCTAGAGTTGCGCGCGAAGGGTAAATCCTCCGCTGCGCTGCGAACTCTGCTCAACATGGGCGCCAAGGACGTGGCGGTGTTGCGTCACGGCGCGCAGGTGCGCATCCCCATCGAGCAGCTGCGCGTGGGCGAGACCTTTGTGGTGCGCCCCGGCGAAAAGATAGCCACGGACGGCCAAGTACGCGCGGGGTACTCCGCAGTGGACGAGTCCATGCTCACCGGGGAGCCCCTGCCCGTGGAGGTGGGCCCTGGAGATACCGTCACGGGCGCCACCCTCAACACGTCCGGGCTCCTGGAGGTCACCGCCACCCGCGTCGGCCGGGATACCGTCCTCGCCCACATGGCGCAGCTGGTCACCGATGCGCAGGCCTCCAAGGCACCAGTGCAGCGTCTGGTGGACCGCATTGCGCAGGTCTTTGTCCCGGTGGTCATTGGCATTTCGCTGCTGACACTGATGGTGCATTGGCTTGCCGATGCCCCTGCCCCCGCCTTCGTGGCCGCCGTCGCCGTCCTAATTATCGCCTGCCCCTGCGCCCTGGGGTTGGCTACCCCCACCGCCATTTTGGTGGGCACCGGCCGCGGCGCCCAGCTGGGCATTCTAATCAAGGGCCCGGAAGTGCTGGAGTCCACCCGCAAGGTGGATACGGTGGTGCTCGATAAGACGGGCACCATTACTGAAGGCAAGATGACGGTCAGCGCCGTTACCCCGGCCTCGCGGACGAAGTACTCCCGTGATGAGCTGCTGCGCTTTGCCGCGGCAGCCGAGGCCGGATCTGAGCATCCAATTGCCCAGGCGATTGTGGGGGCCCATGCGCAGGCAGGGGTGCAACCCGGCGTGCGTGCGGATGCACATGCGGGCGGGCCGGCAGACGCACAGGCGGGCGGGCAATCCGACGAGCCCGCGGGACCGCCGGTGCTAGAGCCAGCTAGCGAATTTCGCGCCATTCCCGGGCAGGGCGTGCGCGCCACCGTGAGCGGCCACGAAGTAGCCGTTGGGCGCAGCGCCGCGCCCTATTCCGGCACGGGAACGTTGGTGGCGGTGAGCATTGACGGCACAGAAGCCGGAACCATAGAGGTCCGGGACACAGTAAAGGAGAGTTCGGCAGGGGGCATCGGCCAGCTCCGCAGCCTGGGCCTGACCCCGCACCTGCTTACTGGAGACGCCGAGGCCGCCGCGGCGCACGTGGCACAGGAAGTGGGCATTGAGCACGTCACGGCCGGGGTCATGCCGGAGGACAAGGTAGCCTTCGTGCGCCAGCTGCAGTCCGAAGGCAAAGTGGTAGCCATGGTAGGCGATGGCGTCAATGACGCCGCCGCACTCGCGCAGGCCGACCTGGGTCTAGCGATGGGCGCGGGCACCGATGTGGCCATTGCGGCCTCGGACATCACGCTAATGACCAATGACCTCAATTCGGTGGCGGTGGCTATTCGGCTCTCGCGGCGAACACTGCGCACCATCAAAGGCAACCTGTTTTGGGCGTTCGCGTATAACGTCATCCTCATCCCCGTGGCGGCGCTTGGATGGCTAAACCCCCTATTTGCGGGTATGGCGATGGCGTTTAGTTCCGTATTTGTGGTGACAAACTCCCTGCGTCTGCGTAATTTTCAGCCAATTTCTGCAAAGTGA
- a CDS encoding MFS transporter, translating to MAQLDHRVDTPLTRNERLDRLPVTAKHKRLLLGSGLGWALDAMDVGLISFIMAALAVHWGITPTQSSWLASVGFMGMALGATFGGLLADKFGRRQIFALTLLVYGLATGASALATGLGMLIALRFVIGLGLGAELPVASTLISEFAPVRVRGRMVVILEAFWAVGWILAAVVGTFVVSASPVGWRWALALGMVPAFYALYVRLGLPESVRFLESRGQHEEAEEIVASFEAEAGEIDGRAAAPVYREDEVTSRHIWSPTLRRRTAALWTIWFCVNLSYYGAFIWIPSLLVADGFSLVKSFSFTLIITLAQLPGYAAAAWLIEVWGRRPTLAAFLVGSAVAAGLYGTADSTAMILTAGCLLSFFNLGAWGALYAIGPELYPTHLRGAGTGAAAGFGRLASILAPLLVPVVLAHAGTEWLFALFAAAFFIAAAATRALPEQRGKALH from the coding sequence ATGGCACAACTTGATCATCGTGTAGACACCCCGTTAACGCGCAATGAGCGCCTGGACAGACTTCCGGTCACCGCAAAGCACAAGAGGCTGCTGCTGGGGTCCGGGCTGGGCTGGGCGCTCGACGCCATGGACGTGGGGCTCATCTCTTTCATCATGGCCGCACTGGCCGTTCACTGGGGGATTACCCCCACGCAATCATCGTGGCTGGCCTCCGTGGGGTTCATGGGCATGGCTCTGGGCGCCACCTTCGGCGGGCTGCTGGCCGACAAATTTGGCCGGCGGCAGATTTTCGCCCTCACCTTGCTGGTCTACGGTCTAGCCACCGGGGCCTCGGCCCTAGCCACCGGGCTGGGGATGCTAATCGCGCTGCGCTTTGTCATCGGCCTAGGTCTGGGCGCGGAGCTTCCTGTTGCCTCCACCCTGATCTCGGAATTCGCCCCGGTGCGGGTGCGCGGCCGCATGGTGGTCATCTTGGAAGCCTTCTGGGCAGTGGGATGGATTCTGGCGGCGGTCGTCGGCACATTTGTGGTCAGCGCCTCCCCTGTGGGCTGGCGCTGGGCCCTGGCGTTGGGCATGGTGCCGGCGTTCTACGCGCTCTACGTCCGCCTGGGCTTGCCGGAGTCGGTGCGCTTCCTCGAATCCCGCGGGCAGCACGAAGAGGCTGAAGAAATTGTGGCCTCCTTCGAGGCAGAGGCCGGTGAGATCGACGGCCGTGCCGCTGCCCCTGTGTACCGCGAAGATGAAGTGACCTCCCGGCACATTTGGTCCCCCACTTTGCGCCGGCGCACCGCCGCTTTGTGGACCATTTGGTTCTGCGTGAATCTGAGTTACTACGGCGCGTTCATCTGGATCCCCTCCCTGCTGGTGGCGGACGGTTTTTCTTTGGTGAAGTCCTTTAGCTTCACGCTGATTATCACGCTGGCGCAGCTTCCGGGCTACGCTGCCGCGGCATGGCTCATTGAGGTGTGGGGCCGGCGCCCCACCCTGGCCGCGTTCCTGGTGGGCTCTGCGGTAGCCGCTGGTCTCTACGGAACGGCAGATAGCACGGCGATGATCCTCACCGCCGGTTGCTTGCTGTCCTTCTTCAACCTGGGCGCCTGGGGGGCGCTCTACGCCATCGGGCCAGAGCTCTACCCCACCCACCTGCGCGGTGCCGGAACCGGTGCTGCGGCCGGATTTGGGCGCTTGGCCTCCATACTGGCCCCGCTGCTGGTGCCCGTGGTGCTGGCGCACGCGGGTACCGAATGGCTGTTTGCCCTCTTCGCCGCGGCTTTCTTTATCGCGGCTGCAGCCACCCGCGCCCTGCCCGAGCAACGCGGCAAAGCGCTGCACTAG
- a CDS encoding VanZ family protein: protein MSPSNRRLLATATVAYIAVVVALTTLKSFYRIGYLWEPARQRARELHLVPLDSLGQGSWFAPLFDYGGNLAFFIPVGVLFFMWRERIGPAIAWAAALSLSIEVSQYLFSLGRSDIDDLLFNTLGGAIGAVFAKWCGPRFYRVWMWLAVALGVVFAVLVALGPRLGNPELVKDLDGASSPASATTPAV from the coding sequence ATGTCTCCTTCCAACCGTCGGCTCTTAGCCACCGCCACCGTCGCGTATATTGCGGTGGTGGTCGCGCTGACCACCTTGAAGTCCTTCTATCGCATCGGCTACCTCTGGGAGCCTGCGCGCCAGCGCGCCCGGGAGCTGCACCTGGTGCCACTAGATAGCCTAGGACAGGGCAGTTGGTTTGCACCGCTGTTTGACTACGGCGGGAACCTGGCCTTCTTCATCCCCGTGGGCGTGTTGTTCTTCATGTGGCGCGAGCGCATAGGGCCAGCCATCGCCTGGGCAGCAGCGCTAAGCCTGAGCATCGAGGTTTCCCAATACCTATTCAGCCTGGGCCGCAGCGATATAGATGATCTGCTCTTCAATACCCTGGGTGGGGCAATCGGGGCGGTCTTCGCCAAGTGGTGCGGGCCGCGGTTCTACCGGGTGTGGATGTGGTTGGCGGTCGCCTTGGGCGTGGTCTTTGCAGTCCTTGTCGCGCTGGGCCCGCGGCTGGGCAATCCGGAGCTGGTCAAAGACCTTGACGGTGCAAGCAGCCCTGCCAGCGCCACCACCCCAGCCGTCTGA
- the dnaB gene encoding replicative DNA helicase, with amino-acid sequence MTNPSFDDGSYVPPEPEESFPPEPAEEFSGRARRNTGSREDYGRYNEFRRPPADQEAEKGVLGAILLSPKVAGEVAEILRPTDFYYPAHTLIFEAAMDLFSAGKDIDPVVLGDYLDRHGRLERAGGAPYIHTLMQFVPTTANARYYAEIVAEKSVLRQLVDAGTEVVQLGYEATEDADVESVLDRAQQAVFKVSKRTQTEDYKRLEDLIDPTIDELAKLQDRGGMAVGVPTGFTDLDTLTNGLHAGQMIIIAARPGVGKSTLAMDFVRSCSLHHGKTSVIFSLEMSASEIMMRLLSAEAEIKLTDMRSGKMSTEDWRKLDETITRIQESPLYVDDSPNLTMMEIRTKARKLKQQVGLDLIVLDYLQLMSSGKKVESRQQEVSEFSRSLKLLAKELEVPLIAISQLNRGPESRTDKKPQIADLRESGSLEQDADMVMLLYRPDSQDRDNERAGEADVILAKHRGGPIDTVAVAHQLHYSRFVNMARG; translated from the coding sequence GTGACCAATCCCAGCTTTGATGACGGCAGCTACGTGCCACCGGAACCGGAGGAGTCCTTCCCGCCAGAGCCAGCAGAGGAGTTTTCAGGCCGCGCCAGGCGCAATACCGGAAGCCGGGAAGACTACGGCCGCTACAACGAGTTCCGGCGTCCGCCAGCGGATCAAGAGGCCGAGAAGGGTGTGTTAGGGGCCATTTTGCTCAGCCCCAAGGTTGCCGGTGAGGTGGCCGAAATTTTGCGCCCCACGGACTTTTATTATCCGGCGCATACGTTGATTTTTGAAGCGGCGATGGACCTGTTTTCCGCAGGCAAGGACATTGACCCGGTGGTGCTGGGCGACTACCTGGACCGCCATGGCCGCCTTGAGCGCGCAGGTGGAGCACCGTATATCCACACACTGATGCAGTTTGTGCCCACCACTGCGAACGCTCGGTATTATGCGGAGATTGTCGCGGAGAAGTCCGTGCTGCGCCAACTGGTCGACGCCGGCACTGAGGTGGTGCAGCTGGGCTACGAAGCGACCGAGGACGCCGATGTGGAGTCCGTGCTGGACAGGGCGCAGCAAGCGGTATTTAAAGTCTCCAAACGCACCCAGACCGAGGACTATAAGCGGCTGGAGGACTTGATTGACCCCACCATTGACGAGTTGGCCAAACTGCAAGACCGCGGCGGCATGGCGGTGGGTGTGCCTACTGGATTTACGGACCTGGATACGCTGACCAACGGGCTGCACGCCGGGCAGATGATCATTATTGCGGCGCGCCCGGGTGTGGGTAAATCGACGTTGGCCATGGACTTTGTGCGCTCGTGCTCGTTGCACCACGGCAAGACTTCGGTGATTTTCTCCCTGGAGATGTCTGCCTCTGAGATTATGATGCGCCTGCTGTCTGCTGAGGCAGAGATCAAGCTGACTGACATGCGCTCTGGCAAGATGTCGACGGAAGATTGGCGCAAGTTGGATGAGACCATCACGCGGATTCAAGAGTCCCCGCTCTACGTCGATGATTCGCCGAACCTGACCATGATGGAAATTCGCACTAAAGCGCGCAAGCTGAAGCAGCAGGTGGGACTGGACTTGATTGTGCTGGACTACCTGCAGCTGATGAGCTCCGGCAAGAAGGTGGAGTCGCGCCAACAAGAGGTCTCCGAGTTTTCGCGTAGCCTCAAGCTTCTGGCAAAGGAGTTGGAGGTGCCGTTGATTGCAATTTCGCAGCTTAACCGCGGCCCGGAGTCGCGTACAGACAAAAAGCCGCAGATTGCGGACCTGCGCGAGTCGGGTTCGCTGGAGCAGGACGCGGATATGGTCATGCTGCTGTACCGCCCGGACTCGCAGGACCGGGACAATGAGCGCGCTGGTGAGGCCGATGTGATCCTGGCCAAGCACCGCGGCGGGCCCATCGATACGGTGGCCGTGGCACACCAGCTGCACTATTCGCGGTTTGTGAACATGGCGCGCGGCTAG
- the rplI gene encoding 50S ribosomal protein L9 encodes MKLILTAAVENLGAAGEIVEVKDGYGRNYLLPRGLAIVATRGAQKQIEGIQRAQQAREIRDLDHAREIRNQLEQLSDVKVAVKTAESGKLFGSVTADDIVTAVKAAGGPTLDKRIVVLPKGLVKKTGNYQVELKLHADVLGKVNFSVVAA; translated from the coding sequence ATGAAGCTGATCCTCACCGCTGCCGTTGAGAACCTCGGCGCCGCAGGCGAAATTGTTGAGGTTAAGGACGGCTACGGACGTAACTACCTGCTTCCGCGCGGGCTGGCCATCGTGGCTACCCGTGGCGCTCAGAAGCAGATCGAGGGCATCCAGCGTGCCCAGCAGGCACGCGAGATCCGCGACCTGGACCACGCACGCGAGATCCGCAACCAGCTCGAGCAGCTCAGCGACGTCAAGGTTGCTGTCAAGACTGCTGAGTCCGGCAAGCTCTTCGGTTCCGTTACCGCTGATGACATTGTCACCGCCGTCAAGGCTGCTGGTGGCCCGACCCTGGACAAGCGCATTGTGGTGCTGCCCAAGGGCCTGGTTAAGAAGACCGGCAACTACCAGGTCGAGCTGAAGCTGCACGCTGATGTGCTCGGCAAGGTGAACTTCTCGGTCGTCGCCGCCTAA
- a CDS encoding single-stranded DNA-binding protein — protein sequence MAQGDTNITVVGNIVADPELRFTPAGAAVANFRIASTPRRFNSQTNQWEDGEAMFLTCNAWRSLAENVAESLTKGMRIIVTGRLKQRSFQTREGDNRSVYEIDVDEVGPSLRYATAQVNRNPREGGNGNYGGNASQGGNNQGANNYGGGQQSQQGGFGGNQNFNQQAQQAPANDPWNSAPPAGGFGGASDEPPF from the coding sequence ATGGCTCAGGGAGACACCAACATCACGGTTGTTGGCAACATTGTTGCCGACCCGGAATTGCGTTTCACTCCTGCGGGAGCAGCTGTCGCTAATTTCCGTATCGCCTCTACCCCGCGTCGCTTCAACTCGCAGACGAACCAGTGGGAAGACGGCGAGGCAATGTTTCTCACCTGTAACGCTTGGCGCAGCCTGGCAGAAAATGTTGCGGAAAGCCTGACAAAGGGAATGCGCATCATCGTCACCGGGCGTCTGAAGCAGCGCAGTTTCCAAACCCGCGAGGGCGATAACCGGAGCGTCTACGAAATTGACGTCGACGAGGTTGGTCCCTCCCTGCGGTACGCCACCGCACAAGTTAACCGGAACCCGCGTGAGGGCGGCAACGGCAACTACGGCGGTAATGCTTCCCAGGGTGGCAACAACCAAGGTGCTAACAATTATGGCGGCGGCCAGCAGTCCCAGCAGGGTGGTTTTGGTGGAAATCAGAACTTCAACCAGCAGGCACAGCAGGCCCCGGCGAATGACCCGTGGAACTCCGCACCGCCAGCAGGCGGGTTCGGCGGCGCTTCTGATGAACCCCCGTTCTAA